CAGTTCACCGATCTTTTCCCTGTGCCGCTTGAGCTCCTTCTGGTAGACCGCCTCCATGGATTTCGGATTGACCTTGAGGGCCTGTGTGCCGAACTCAATGAACGTATCGATCCATTGCTGGATCTCGCTCTGCTTCAGATCGTGCTCGCGCGCCACGTCCACGATGGTCTTGTGACCCTTGAGGACCTCCAGCACGATCTCCCTTTTACGATTGGCTGTCCATCTTTGGATACGAACCGGCTTGACGACTTTCCCTTCCATCACGCTCCCCCTTTCCAGGACCAGATTTACCTCTTATTACTGGTCCAGTCCAGTTGGGGGTCACTATACCCTCCAATAAAACCATTCCCGGATAGACAAGAGCCGTCTCGTAAGACGGCATGTTCGGAGAAGGAAATATCCAGCGAAGACCCGTTTCCGGATGGTGC
The sequence above is drawn from the Thermodesulforhabdus norvegica genome and encodes:
- a CDS encoding transposase, producing MEGKVVKPVRIQRWTANRKREIVLEVLKGHKTIVDVAREHDLKQSEIQQWIDTFIEFGTQALKVNPKSMEAVYQKELKRHREKIGEL